From Salinirubellus salinus, the proteins below share one genomic window:
- a CDS encoding FAD-binding and (Fe-S)-binding domain-containing protein, protein MATEGRGGHGESARHVDDDGSDGDVPPDPASDPRADYDYRSDDGDAVGGTGTDPALAAALDRLVDGEVRFDEYTRTLYATDASAYEVPPVGVVFPRHTEDVAAVVSHCREAGVAVLPRGAGTSLAGQSVNEAVILDFTKHMDRVRDMDLDAPEVRVQPGCRLGDLNDRLADHGLKFAPDPAWGDKSVVGGAVGNNSTGAHSLQYGKTDAYVESLEVVLSDGSIHEFGEMTLEELRSRADGDWNLESKVAREVLRIVEEEADAVDEAFPDLKRNVSGYNLDRLVEEGREALADDEATVNLGRLLAGSEGTLAVVTEATLSLEPIPETKSVALLAYPDLVDAMEDVAPILEHDPAAVEVMDDVLLDLARDTSEFGDLVGEMVPEGTGAMLLVEFYADSDAEGREKVAGLLADRSPDTPTEAAVPDWAPETGAAVRATQADEAHDDAERARFWKLRKSGLPILLSRTSDAKHISFIEDTAVPPEALPGFVTEFREVLEANGTSASFYAHAGPGCLHVRPLVDTKTVEGIAQMEAIADGVTDLVVEYGGSVSGEHGDGRARSQWNRKLYGDHVFELFVDLKRAFDPDGILNPGQVCGDVSMTEHLRFDDEYDLDLGFEPALHWENENGMAGMVELCHGCGGCTGPQHTTGGVMCPTYRATEEEIQSTRGRANMLRQAMSGTLDAESTDPEFLREVLDLCVGCKGCAHDCPSQVDLAKMKVEVEHAHHQESGSTRRERLFANVHTLSKVGSALAPLSNVVQSLPGSGWLAERTLGIARERSLPHFERETFRDWFAAREGGLPEREATRRAVLVPDTYNDYSNPAVLRAAVQVLEAAGVHVDVPDTGPTGRAAHSQGFLDVAKERATATVGELAPRVEDGWDVVVVEPSDAVMLQSDYRDLLSGTAVDLLSEYTYGVCEYLDHHDLTAGVDWRSDTSAGSLTYHGHCHQKATRKDHHAVAVLRGAGFEVDPLDSSCCGMAGSFGYEAEHYSMSKAVAEQLFELVDASPGDRVVAPGASCRTQLGDREGSESPPHPVQVLAEALAD, encoded by the coding sequence ATGGCGACCGAGGGACGTGGCGGGCACGGCGAGAGCGCGCGACACGTCGACGACGACGGCAGTGACGGCGACGTACCCCCGGACCCCGCGAGCGACCCGCGGGCCGACTACGACTATCGCTCGGACGACGGAGACGCAGTGGGAGGGACCGGGACCGACCCCGCCCTCGCGGCCGCGCTGGACCGCCTCGTCGACGGCGAGGTCCGGTTCGACGAGTACACCCGCACGCTGTACGCCACCGACGCCTCTGCCTACGAGGTGCCCCCGGTCGGCGTGGTGTTCCCGCGTCACACCGAGGACGTGGCGGCCGTCGTCTCGCACTGCCGCGAGGCGGGCGTCGCCGTCCTCCCGCGCGGGGCGGGCACGTCGCTCGCGGGCCAGTCGGTGAACGAGGCCGTGATCCTGGACTTCACGAAGCACATGGACCGGGTGCGAGACATGGACCTCGACGCACCCGAGGTACGCGTCCAGCCCGGTTGCAGGCTGGGCGACCTGAACGACCGACTGGCCGACCACGGGCTGAAGTTCGCGCCCGACCCCGCGTGGGGCGACAAGTCCGTCGTCGGCGGTGCCGTCGGCAACAACTCCACCGGCGCACACTCGCTGCAGTACGGCAAGACCGACGCCTACGTCGAGTCGCTCGAGGTGGTGCTCTCTGACGGGTCGATCCACGAGTTCGGCGAGATGACGCTCGAGGAACTCCGGTCGCGGGCCGACGGCGACTGGAACCTCGAGTCGAAGGTCGCCCGCGAGGTGCTCCGCATCGTCGAGGAGGAGGCCGACGCGGTGGACGAGGCGTTCCCCGACCTCAAGCGGAACGTCTCGGGGTACAACCTCGACCGGCTGGTCGAGGAGGGTCGCGAGGCCCTCGCCGACGACGAGGCGACGGTCAACCTCGGCCGACTGCTCGCCGGGAGTGAGGGGACCCTCGCCGTCGTCACCGAGGCGACGCTCTCGCTCGAACCCATCCCGGAGACGAAGTCGGTGGCCCTGCTCGCGTACCCGGACCTCGTGGACGCGATGGAGGACGTCGCCCCCATCCTTGAACACGACCCCGCGGCCGTCGAGGTGATGGACGACGTGTTGCTGGACCTCGCCCGCGACACCAGCGAGTTCGGCGACCTCGTCGGCGAGATGGTGCCCGAGGGGACGGGCGCGATGCTGCTCGTGGAGTTCTACGCCGACTCGGACGCCGAGGGGCGCGAGAAGGTGGCCGGGCTGCTGGCCGACCGCTCGCCCGACACCCCCACCGAGGCCGCGGTGCCCGACTGGGCGCCCGAGACGGGTGCGGCCGTCCGGGCCACGCAAGCCGACGAGGCCCACGACGACGCCGAGCGCGCCCGGTTCTGGAAGCTCCGGAAGTCGGGGCTCCCCATCCTCCTCTCGCGGACGAGCGACGCGAAACACATCTCGTTCATCGAGGACACCGCCGTCCCGCCCGAGGCGCTGCCGGGGTTCGTCACGGAGTTCCGCGAGGTGCTGGAGGCCAACGGCACCTCCGCCTCGTTCTACGCCCACGCGGGGCCCGGCTGTCTCCACGTCCGCCCGCTCGTGGACACGAAGACCGTGGAAGGCATCGCGCAGATGGAGGCCATCGCCGACGGCGTGACCGACCTCGTCGTCGAGTACGGCGGGAGCGTCTCGGGCGAGCACGGCGACGGCCGCGCCCGGAGCCAGTGGAACCGGAAACTGTACGGCGACCACGTCTTCGAGCTGTTCGTCGACCTGAAGCGGGCGTTCGACCCCGACGGTATCCTGAACCCCGGACAGGTCTGCGGCGACGTCTCGATGACCGAGCACCTCCGGTTCGACGACGAGTACGACCTCGACCTCGGGTTCGAGCCGGCGCTGCACTGGGAGAACGAGAACGGGATGGCCGGGATGGTCGAACTCTGTCACGGCTGCGGGGGCTGTACCGGCCCGCAGCACACGACCGGTGGCGTGATGTGTCCGACCTACCGCGCGACGGAGGAGGAGATCCAGTCGACCCGTGGCCGGGCGAACATGCTCCGGCAGGCGATGAGCGGGACGCTCGACGCCGAGAGCACCGACCCCGAGTTCCTCCGGGAGGTGCTCGACCTCTGTGTTGGATGCAAGGGGTGTGCCCACGACTGCCCGAGTCAGGTCGACCTCGCCAAGATGAAGGTGGAGGTCGAACACGCCCACCACCAGGAGTCCGGGTCGACCCGCCGCGAGCGGCTGTTCGCGAACGTCCACACCCTCTCGAAGGTCGGGTCGGCGCTCGCGCCGCTCTCGAACGTCGTCCAGTCGCTCCCGGGGAGTGGGTGGCTGGCTGAGCGGACGCTCGGCATCGCCCGCGAGCGGTCGCTCCCTCACTTCGAGCGCGAGACGTTCCGCGACTGGTTCGCCGCACGCGAGGGCGGCCTGCCCGAGCGCGAGGCGACCCGACGGGCGGTGCTCGTCCCCGACACCTACAACGACTACTCGAACCCCGCGGTGTTGCGGGCGGCCGTCCAGGTGCTGGAGGCGGCCGGCGTCCACGTCGACGTCCCGGACACCGGCCCCACCGGCCGGGCCGCCCACTCACAGGGGTTCCTCGACGTGGCGAAGGAGCGGGCGACCGCGACGGTGGGCGAACTCGCCCCCCGCGTGGAGGACGGCTGGGACGTGGTCGTCGTCGAACCGTCCGACGCCGTGATGCTCCAGTCGGACTACAGGGACCTCCTCTCGGGGACGGCCGTCGACCTGCTCTCGGAGTACACCTACGGCGTCTGTGAGTACCTCGACCACCACGACCTGACGGCCGGCGTCGACTGGCGCTCCGACACGTCCGCCGGGTCGCTCACCTACCACGGCCACTGCCACCAGAAGGCCACGCGGAAGGACCACCACGCCGTCGCCGTCCTCCGCGGGGCCGGCTTCGAGGTGGACCCGCTCGACTCCTCCTGTTGCGGGATGGCGGGGTCGTTCGGCTACGAGGCCGAGCACTACTCGATGTCGAAGGCGGTCGCCGAACAGTTGTTCGAACTGGTGGACGCGAGTCCGGGCGACCGCGTCGTCGCACCGGGGGCGTCCTGCCGGACGCAGCTGGGTGACCGCGAGGGGAGCGAGTCGCCGCCGCACCCGGTGCAGGTGCTGGCCGAGGCGCTCGCCGACTAG
- a CDS encoding helix-turn-helix transcriptional regulator, whose protein sequence is MALSLALASLLVVGVGAPLLTLGAPTVAAGAPAAGTQPATADRPGPESVAEAQQEFDRTAFLVTVYGNGTARWTFRFERTLSNETERQDFETFADRFDSEETALYTDFVNRSERLVSAGTNATDREMAAEAFQRDARVSELGNEGIVEMSFRWVGFATVEGDRVVVGDVFEGGLYIRADQRLVFTRGPGVVFEEASPSPESIAGESLAESDSVTWRGERTFADERPRVVLAQPSASTGTATATTSPGTGGGPADTATTPGAGGGGGGLGMLPLVGLLAVLLLGVGGAVAYRSGALGGGDAGAASATITGDDGDGDGGAAAAAAGAAGEADPEPEPAVTDAELLSDEERVMRLLDENGGRMKQVNIVDETDWSKSKVSMLLSEMEEAGEISKLRVGRENIISKKGMEPDAARSPFEDEDA, encoded by the coding sequence ATGGCCCTCTCCCTCGCCCTCGCGAGCCTCCTCGTCGTCGGCGTGGGTGCGCCGCTGCTCACGCTCGGTGCGCCCACCGTCGCCGCGGGGGCACCGGCCGCGGGGACACAACCCGCGACGGCCGACCGCCCCGGCCCCGAGAGCGTCGCCGAGGCCCAGCAGGAGTTCGACCGGACCGCGTTCCTCGTCACGGTCTACGGGAACGGCACCGCGCGGTGGACGTTCCGCTTCGAGCGGACGCTCTCGAACGAGACCGAGCGACAGGACTTCGAGACGTTCGCCGACCGGTTCGACAGCGAGGAGACGGCACTCTACACGGACTTCGTCAACCGCTCGGAGCGACTCGTCAGCGCGGGGACGAACGCCACCGACCGGGAGATGGCCGCCGAGGCGTTCCAGCGCGACGCACGGGTGAGCGAACTCGGCAACGAGGGTATCGTCGAGATGTCGTTCCGCTGGGTCGGGTTCGCCACCGTCGAGGGCGACCGGGTCGTCGTCGGCGACGTGTTCGAGGGCGGTCTCTACATCCGGGCCGACCAGCGACTCGTGTTCACCCGCGGGCCGGGCGTCGTGTTCGAGGAGGCCTCCCCCTCGCCGGAGTCGATCGCCGGCGAGTCGCTGGCCGAGAGCGATTCGGTGACCTGGCGGGGCGAGCGGACGTTCGCCGACGAGCGCCCGCGGGTGGTGCTCGCGCAACCCTCGGCGTCGACGGGGACCGCCACGGCGACCACCTCGCCCGGCACGGGCGGTGGCCCGGCGGACACGGCGACCACGCCCGGCGCCGGTGGTGGCGGCGGTGGCCTCGGGATGCTCCCGCTGGTCGGCCTGCTGGCTGTCCTGTTGCTGGGCGTCGGGGGGGCCGTCGCCTACCGCTCGGGCGCGCTCGGCGGCGGCGACGCCGGCGCGGCCAGCGCGACGATTACGGGGGACGACGGCGACGGCGACGGCGGGGCCGCGGCGGCCGCAGCCGGTGCCGCCGGCGAGGCCGACCCCGAGCCCGAACCGGCGGTCACCGACGCGGAACTCCTCTCGGACGAGGAGCGCGTGATGCGCTTGCTGGACGAGAACGGCGGCCGCATGAAGCAGGTGAACATCGTCGACGAGACCGACTGGTCGAAGTCGAAGGTGTCGATGCTCCTCTCGGAGATGGAGGAGGCCGGCGAGATCTCGAAGCTCCGGGTGGGCCGCGAGAACATCATCTCGAAGAAGGGGATGGAACCCGACGCGGCGCGCTCGCCGTTCGAGGACGAGGACGCCTGA
- a CDS encoding CHAD domain-containing protein, protein MEYTLQTDETVSSGIERIVDGKVEAGLAEIDGDADVHETVHEVRKRCKEIRAAMRLVRPVLSTYSEENAHYRDAGRRVSDIRDAHAAIETFDDHVEPAAIEHGALDEGTLAEVRETLVERRDELAREQDVKARLAAVRRDLLEGRERVDTLPIATEGYDAVAGGLRKSYKRGRNRMAEAYEDPEFERFHEWRKRVKYHRYHCRLLRQVWVGPMKARRSALKDLSDVVGDANDLAEFTMLLADEELFDPAVRESLERVCLGRRAEYHREGRALGERVFTEKPDRLVDRVGTYWRAAHEYDPER, encoded by the coding sequence ATGGAGTACACCCTGCAGACCGACGAGACGGTCTCCTCGGGTATCGAGCGGATCGTCGACGGGAAGGTCGAGGCCGGTCTCGCGGAGATCGACGGGGACGCCGACGTGCACGAGACCGTCCACGAGGTCCGAAAGCGGTGCAAGGAGATCCGGGCGGCGATGCGGCTGGTGCGACCGGTGCTCTCGACCTACAGCGAGGAGAACGCGCACTACCGTGACGCCGGCCGTCGCGTCTCCGATATCAGGGACGCTCACGCCGCCATCGAGACGTTCGACGACCACGTCGAGCCGGCGGCCATCGAACACGGGGCGCTGGACGAGGGGACGCTCGCCGAGGTGCGCGAGACGCTCGTCGAGCGCCGGGACGAGCTGGCCCGCGAACAGGACGTCAAGGCGCGGCTGGCGGCGGTGCGACGGGACCTGCTCGAAGGACGCGAGCGCGTCGACACCCTCCCCATCGCCACCGAGGGCTACGACGCGGTGGCCGGGGGGCTCCGCAAGTCGTACAAGCGGGGGCGCAACCGGATGGCCGAAGCGTACGAGGACCCCGAGTTCGAGCGGTTCCACGAGTGGCGAAAGCGGGTCAAGTACCACCGCTATCACTGTCGCCTGCTCCGGCAGGTGTGGGTCGGGCCGATGAAGGCCCGTCGCTCGGCGCTCAAGGATCTCTCCGACGTCGTCGGCGACGCGAACGACCTCGCGGAGTTCACGATGCTGCTGGCAGACGAGGAACTGTTCGACCCGGCGGTCCGCGAGTCCCTCGAACGGGTCTGTCTCGGCCGGCGGGCCGAGTACCACCGCGAGGGGCGGGCGCTGGGCGAACGCGTCTTCACCGAGAAACCCGACCGACTGGTCGACCGTGTCGGCACCTACTGGCGAGCCGCCCACGAGTACGACCCCGAGCGCTGA
- a CDS encoding HNH endonuclease, with protein MTHPCPSCDRTFETLAGMRQHHTKVHDEPLANCTCATCEMPFYDPDSARVYCADCYDTGGVADWNRGNTETECIECGATFLYYPSEKSGLYCPTCVADPSVTCRPRRRDESGKRTVDCTFCGAKLAVYRSKAEGQQRVYCDRECYDNWLVEDHKRRHSSKVAPSEYYTTGWIAARRAALERDDHTCQRCGIAAEDAEQPLEVHHITPVRTFEYPVDAHLLDNLVTLCRPCHYVVENCGDDELFSNTD; from the coding sequence ATGACTCACCCCTGCCCGAGCTGTGACCGGACGTTCGAGACTCTCGCCGGGATGCGCCAGCACCACACCAAAGTCCACGACGAACCGCTCGCGAACTGCACCTGTGCGACGTGCGAGATGCCGTTCTACGACCCCGATTCGGCACGCGTCTACTGCGCCGACTGCTACGACACGGGCGGCGTGGCCGACTGGAACCGTGGCAACACCGAGACCGAGTGCATCGAGTGCGGGGCGACGTTTCTCTACTACCCCTCCGAGAAGTCCGGTCTCTACTGTCCGACGTGCGTGGCCGACCCGTCGGTGACGTGTAGGCCGCGGCGGCGGGACGAATCGGGAAAACGGACGGTGGACTGTACATTCTGTGGTGCGAAATTAGCGGTTTACCGCTCGAAGGCGGAGGGGCAGCAGCGGGTCTACTGCGATCGTGAGTGCTACGACAACTGGCTCGTCGAGGACCACAAACGCCGTCACAGCTCGAAGGTCGCCCCGTCAGAGTACTACACGACCGGCTGGATCGCGGCGCGCCGGGCCGCTCTCGAGCGTGACGACCACACTTGTCAACGGTGTGGTATCGCCGCTGAAGATGCAGAACAGCCGCTCGAAGTTCACCACATCACCCCTGTTCGGACGTTCGAGTATCCTGTCGACGCGCACTTACTCGATAATCTCGTCACACTCTGTCGACCCTGTCATTACGTGGTGGAGAATTGTGGCGACGATGAACTATTCAGTAACACTGACTGA
- the ppk2 gene encoding polyphosphate kinase 2, with translation MTEHPVLPAEESVLHTADEDDLYKDSGKIKKKYYKRELERLQEELVRLQMWVREQGLRVVVCFDGRDAAGKGGTIHRITRRTSSRVVKVVALDKPTEREQTQWYFQRYVEHLPAAGEMVLFDRSWYNRATVERVMDFCTDDEYREFLRSAPEFERMLQRSGIILLKYWFSISDEEQERRFQKRSNDPKRRWKLSPIDLEARERWVEYSRAKDAMFTHTDTADSPWYVINADVKKHARLNCISHLLSQIDYEDTMPEPTQLPERQTDPNYERPAIDSQNWVPALYGSNPPASDVERS, from the coding sequence ATGACCGAACACCCCGTATTGCCGGCCGAGGAGTCCGTGTTGCACACCGCCGACGAGGACGACCTCTACAAGGACAGTGGCAAGATCAAGAAGAAGTACTACAAGCGCGAACTCGAGCGGCTGCAGGAGGAGCTCGTCAGACTCCAGATGTGGGTCAGAGAGCAGGGCCTCCGCGTCGTCGTGTGTTTCGACGGCCGAGACGCGGCCGGCAAGGGTGGGACGATCCACCGCATCACCCGTCGGACGAGCTCGCGGGTGGTGAAGGTCGTCGCGCTCGACAAGCCCACCGAACGCGAGCAGACCCAGTGGTACTTCCAGCGCTACGTCGAGCACCTCCCCGCCGCAGGCGAGATGGTCCTGTTCGACCGCTCGTGGTACAACCGCGCCACCGTCGAACGGGTGATGGACTTCTGCACCGACGATGAGTACCGGGAGTTCCTCCGGAGTGCCCCCGAGTTCGAGCGGATGTTGCAGCGCTCGGGGATCATCCTCCTCAAGTACTGGTTCTCCATCAGCGACGAGGAACAGGAGCGACGCTTCCAGAAGCGGAGCAACGACCCGAAACGACGCTGGAAACTCAGTCCGATCGACCTCGAGGCCCGGGAACGCTGGGTCGAGTACTCCCGCGCGAAGGACGCGATGTTCACCCACACAGACACGGCGGACTCGCCGTGGTACGTCATCAACGCCGACGTGAAGAAACACGCCCGGCTCAACTGCATCAGTCACCTCCTCTCACAGATCGACTACGAAGACACCATGCCCGAGCCGACCCAGCTCCCCGAGCGGCAGACGGACCCGAACTACGAGCGCCCGGCCATCGACAGCCAGAACTGGGTCCCCGCGCTGTACGGGTCGAACCCCCCGGCGAGCGACGTGGAGCGCTCCTGA
- a CDS encoding methyl-accepting chemotaxis protein — translation MAGAVDGNTPNVRGTEQLSSLGELLRYIPSGDTISEGVWARRHRNIVLAVFAHVPVLVALGLYSGTDTLVTGATFPETPFWRVLAQPGLVAAVAGFALVPRLGRRLRTGLASFALVLCSMTLVAFSGGFIEAHFHFFVATVFLALYEDWLPFVLGIAFVAISHGIFGVVDPAHVYNHVAAQERPFVWGGIHAVFVLAGAVGLVTQWISTEQSRERVEEQLAEVEAKRAEIDDLERQKAEVQQARAEAEAAQADAREQRAAVEELNERLETRAQTYSAAMARAADGDLTVRLDEDAESEAMSKVAAAFNEMVAETDRTMREIQSFAREVAAESDVVDTSVTEIERASEDVSHSVQEIADGTDEQREMLRRAVDEMTDLSATVEEIAASADTVANTADETATVADESVETAETAIENVHTVETALDTTVANIERLDAKMADIGEITGFIGEIAQQTNLLALNANIEAARAGQGADGGAAGDGFAVVAEEVKQLAEETQASASEIEQLVTETQTQTAETVEEAREATHHMEEGVAAVSEVTEAFTTVREHAAEANAGIREISQATDDQATTAEEVVARVNDVSDIGVESADRAASVSAAAEEQTATVGEVSTTVSGLNERADRLQQLLARFSVRGEADGDAGGSVQPAD, via the coding sequence ATGGCCGGAGCGGTCGACGGAAACACACCGAACGTGCGTGGTACCGAGCAGCTGTCGTCACTGGGGGAACTCCTCCGGTACATCCCGAGCGGGGACACCATCTCCGAGGGGGTGTGGGCGAGACGGCACCGAAACATCGTCCTCGCGGTGTTCGCCCACGTCCCGGTGCTAGTGGCGCTGGGGCTGTACTCCGGGACCGACACACTCGTGACCGGCGCGACCTTCCCGGAGACGCCGTTCTGGCGGGTCCTCGCACAGCCCGGACTCGTCGCCGCGGTGGCCGGGTTCGCGCTGGTCCCGCGGCTCGGCCGGCGGCTGCGGACCGGGCTGGCGTCGTTCGCGCTCGTGCTCTGTTCGATGACGCTCGTGGCGTTCTCGGGCGGGTTCATCGAGGCGCACTTTCACTTCTTCGTCGCGACCGTGTTCCTCGCGCTGTACGAGGACTGGCTGCCGTTCGTGCTGGGTATCGCCTTCGTCGCCATCTCACACGGCATCTTCGGTGTCGTCGACCCCGCGCACGTCTACAACCACGTCGCTGCACAGGAGCGACCGTTCGTCTGGGGGGGTATCCACGCGGTGTTCGTCTTGGCCGGTGCCGTCGGACTGGTCACCCAGTGGATCTCCACGGAACAGTCGCGCGAACGGGTCGAAGAGCAACTCGCCGAGGTGGAGGCCAAGCGTGCGGAAATAGACGACCTCGAACGGCAGAAAGCGGAGGTCCAGCAGGCCCGCGCCGAGGCCGAGGCCGCGCAGGCCGACGCCCGCGAGCAGCGGGCGGCGGTCGAGGAACTGAACGAGCGGCTGGAGACGCGCGCCCAGACCTACAGCGCCGCGATGGCACGGGCGGCCGACGGCGACCTGACCGTTCGACTCGACGAGGACGCCGAGAGCGAGGCGATGTCGAAGGTCGCGGCCGCGTTCAACGAGATGGTGGCCGAGACCGACCGGACGATGCGCGAGATACAGTCGTTCGCACGCGAGGTCGCGGCCGAGAGCGACGTCGTCGACACCAGCGTCACGGAGATCGAGCGGGCCAGCGAGGACGTCAGCCACTCCGTCCAGGAGATCGCCGACGGGACCGACGAGCAACGCGAGATGCTCCGGCGAGCGGTCGACGAGATGACCGACCTCTCGGCGACGGTCGAGGAGATCGCGGCGTCGGCCGACACGGTCGCGAACACCGCCGACGAGACCGCCACGGTCGCCGACGAGAGTGTCGAGACCGCCGAGACGGCCATCGAGAACGTCCACACCGTCGAGACGGCGCTGGACACCACCGTCGCGAACATCGAGCGCCTCGACGCGAAGATGGCCGACATCGGTGAGATAACCGGCTTCATCGGCGAGATTGCCCAACAGACGAACCTACTCGCGCTCAACGCGAACATCGAGGCCGCCCGTGCTGGTCAGGGGGCCGACGGCGGCGCCGCAGGCGACGGGTTCGCCGTCGTCGCCGAGGAGGTCAAGCAGCTGGCCGAGGAGACACAGGCGTCCGCCAGCGAGATCGAACAGCTCGTGACCGAGACCCAGACCCAGACCGCCGAGACCGTCGAGGAGGCCCGCGAGGCGACCCACCACATGGAGGAGGGGGTCGCAGCTGTCTCGGAGGTGACCGAGGCGTTCACGACGGTCCGTGAACACGCCGCCGAGGCCAACGCTGGCATCCGGGAGATCAGCCAGGCGACCGACGACCAGGCGACGACCGCCGAGGAGGTCGTCGCGCGGGTGAACGACGTCTCGGACATCGGCGTCGAGAGCGCCGACAGGGCCGCCAGCGTCTCCGCCGCCGCCGAGGAGCAGACTGCCACCGTCGGCGAGGTCAGCACGACCGTGAGTGGGCTCAACGAGCGGGCCGACCGACTCCAGCAGCTCCTCGCTCGCTTCAGCGTGCGCGGCGAGGCTGACGGTGACGCAGGCGGGAGCGTCCAGCCGGCCGACTGA
- a CDS encoding ZIP family metal transporter: MVVVGAVTDSFVRLVGTDPVVQGLVGGIVIAALNLVGASLVFVVRDPSDRLLDAALGFAAGVMLAASFTSLIIPGIEQYSGGDPIPVLVGLALGALFLDRADGLVPHAHYLVTGERRSDAANPSESLPVSEERLAGVVLFVLAITLHNMPEGLAVGVGFGSGDLGTAIPLMLAIGIQNIPEGLAVSVAAVNAGLDRRSYAAFAGIRSGLVEIPLAVLGAYAVQTVSVLLPYAMGFAAGAMLFVISDEIVPETHTRGHERVATLGTMLGVVVMLYLDISLG; this comes from the coding sequence GTGGTAGTCGTCGGTGCAGTGACGGACTCGTTCGTCCGACTGGTCGGGACCGACCCCGTCGTCCAGGGGCTGGTCGGCGGTATCGTCATCGCCGCGCTGAACCTCGTCGGCGCGTCGCTCGTCTTCGTCGTCCGCGATCCCTCGGACCGGCTGCTCGACGCCGCGCTCGGGTTCGCCGCCGGCGTGATGCTCGCGGCCTCGTTCACGAGCCTCATCATCCCCGGCATCGAGCAGTACTCGGGCGGCGACCCGATACCGGTGCTGGTGGGGCTGGCGCTCGGGGCGCTGTTCCTCGACCGGGCGGACGGCCTCGTCCCGCACGCCCACTACCTCGTCACGGGCGAGCGCCGCTCGGACGCGGCGAACCCGAGCGAGTCACTCCCCGTGAGCGAGGAGCGACTGGCGGGCGTCGTGCTGTTCGTCCTCGCCATCACGCTCCACAACATGCCCGAGGGACTCGCGGTGGGCGTCGGCTTCGGCAGCGGTGACCTCGGGACCGCCATCCCCCTGATGCTGGCCATCGGCATCCAGAACATCCCCGAGGGCCTCGCGGTGTCGGTCGCGGCAGTGAACGCCGGACTGGACCGGCGGTCGTACGCCGCGTTCGCCGGCATCCGGTCGGGGCTGGTGGAGATACCGCTGGCCGTCCTCGGCGCGTACGCGGTCCAGACCGTCTCCGTGCTCCTCCCGTACGCGATGGGGTTCGCCGCCGGTGCGATGCTGTTCGTCATCAGCGACGAGATCGTGCCCGAGACCCACACCCGTGGCCACGAGCGGGTCGCCACGCTCGGGACGATGCTCGGCGTCGTCGTGATGCTCTATCTCGACATCTCGCTGGGGTAG